The region CATGAAACGCAGCTTTTGCTTTTCATTCAGGCCGAGTGAATACTCACTCATCTTCCGGCGCAGACGGGGTCCGTGCTGACCAGGAAGGAAGGGGCGGCGTTCAAAGGCTTTGTTCGCCGGAAAGATCGCCATTCCAAAGCGGCGATTCAAGCGTGTAGTAGGTCCTGTATAACGAGACATGGAAAAATCGTTTTAGAAATTAGACGCGGCGGCGTTTGGGAGGGCGGCAGCCATTGTGAGGCACTGGAGTGACATCTGTAATAGCGGTAACAGTGAGACCCAGTGATTGGACAGCACGCACTGCAGAATCACGGCCCATACCAGGTCCGTTAACTTTGATCACGACTTCTTTCATGCCGTGAGACAGGGCAACCTTGCCGGCGTCCTGAGTGACCACTTGGGCGGCATAAGCTGTAGACTTGCGTGATCCGCGAAAGCCCATCTTGCCCGCGCTGGACCAAGAGATTACATTTCCTTTGGAGTCACAGAAAGTCACCTTTGTGTTATTGAAAGTAGCCAACACGTTTACGATTCCGTTGATTACATTCTTGCTGCCTTTGGCACGGCGGATCTTGAGATCACCCAAATCTTCTTTGAGAAGATCTTCGGCAGTCTCCTCTTTTTTGACAGGTGCCTCTTCAGCGGGAACTTCTTCAGTTGCAACTTCCGCTGCAGGAGCTGTCTCTTCTTTTAGCTCTTCTTCCGGTTTTTCGGTTTCGTCGCTCATTTCGTTTAAATAGGTAAATAGTTACTATTTGCGCACAACACCGACAGTCCGGCGACCACCCTTGCGGGTACGGGCATTCGTTTTGGTACGCTGTCCGCGGACAGGGAGTCCACGCTGGTGACGCATACCACGATGCGAACGGACAGCCATCAAGCGTTTGATGTTGGATGCCACGTCGCGGCGCAGGTCACCTTCTACAACAAATCCCTTTTCCAGGATGATGTTAGCAAGCTGGTTTACTTCCTCTTCAGAAAGCTCGCGAGCGCGCTTCTCTGGATCGAAACCAGATTCCTTCACGACGAGGTCGGCGCGTGTCGGGCCAATACCATATACATAGCGCAAAGCGAATGGGATTTTTTTGTTGGGCGGAATGTCTACTCCGAGTAAGCGTGGCATAAAAAGTCTAGGGCTTTGATTTTACGGAAAAGATTGGAAAATACCTTTTTATCGATCTGAGAAAAGCTTTTATTTGTGATTTTTTGGCACAGTTAGAATTTCGGGTCCAGATTCAGTAATCAGAACTGTGTGTTCAGAGTGTGCAGCGGAACTGCGGTCCCGCGTAACGGCTGTCCAGCCATCCTCAAGCATATCTACTTGAGGGCTGCCCAAAGCAACCATGGGTTCGATCGCGAGAGTCATCCCTGCACGCAACTTTGGACCCGTATTCCGGCGTCCAAAGTTGGGAATCTGTGGCTCCTCGTGCATCGAGTGCCCGACGCCGTGACCGACAAAGTCACGAATGATTCCGAGTTTCTGGCGATCCAGATACTGCTGTATCGCATATGAAATATCACCGACCCGTTTGTTGGGTCGCGCCGCTGCGATACCGGCATCTAGGGCCTTGCGCGTATGCTCAACCAAGTAAGCATCCTCTTCAGATCGCGGCTGACCGACAATGATCGTACGGGCGTTGTCGCCGACCCAACCTTCGTGCAAGCAGCAGACGTCCAGAGTGATCACGTCTCCCTCCTCGAGCGTCTTTTCGATTCTCCCGATTCCATGAACAATCTCTTCATTCACGGAAATACAGGTATGTGCTGGGAAAATCTTTGAACCGTTCTTGTAGTTATAGCAGGCGCTCGCGCAGCCTTGCTCCTGCATCAACTTTTTCCCTAACTGGTCCAAATCATATGTCGTAACACCCACGTCAGTAGCCTGGACCATCTCATCCAATACGGTAGCGGCCATTTGGCACACTGTCCGCATCTGCGAGATTTCACTGTCTGACTTTATTGGAATCATAAATGGGTTAGGACTTATCTGATAGAACAGATGCGGAGTGATGGGCTCTCCTCCGCCGAAGCGATATCACGAAGCCGCGAAATGTTGATAAAAAGGACTCAGTTAAAAATGGCTGATACGAGACCGATTACAAACAGACCACCAGCGACGTAAAAGAAGGGACGCCACAGTTTCCAAGACTCGCGCAGATCGGTGGTATCCATAAGCTGCTTGTTGCGTGTCGAGGTCTTAGCTTTACCCTTACTTTTCTTGAGAAAACCGTCGTAGTGGCGCTGTAATAGATAGGTTTCTATCTGTCGCATGGTATCCAACACCACCCCCACAGTGATCAACATTCCCGTGCCACCAAAGAAGATGGCCACCGTGAACGGAATATTGAGAAAGTTAAACAACAGATCGGGAAACAGAGCGATCACCATCAGCGAGAAAGCGCCGAAGAAAGTCAGACGGGTCATCACGAAGTCGAGGAACTTCGCAGTCGGATCCCCAGGACGCACTCCCGGAATATATCCACCGTATTTTTTGAGATCATCCGCGATCTGGATGGGACGGAACATGATCGACACCCAGAAATAACTGAAAATGAAGATCATCGATCCAAAAATGATGTAATAAGCAGCTTCGCCTTGCCCGATCCATGATGCCGCGCGATTGAAGAAGCTGATGCCTGTTGCACCGCCCAAAGAATTCAAAATCTGGGCCGGAAACATGAGCAGCGCCGAGGCGAAGATCACCGGCATTACACCTGCATAATTTACTTTAAGCGGTAAGAACGAGCTTTGATCGCCATAGACTTTCCGTCCGACGATCCGCTTCGCATACTGCACAGGGATTTTGCGTTGTGCCTGAGTGATCGCGACAAGCGACGCTGTTACCACAAGGAGAAGCAGGGCCAAGAGCACACCGATTGGCAGATTTAGACGCGTCACGCCTTCCACACCGGCAGGCACATTAAACATGCCGTAAAGCGTCGCTACCGCCCGCGGCAGATCTGCGAGGATACCGACAGTGATAAGCAGTGAGACTCCATTTCCTACACCAGACTGAGTGATCTGCTCACCCAACCACACCATAATCATGGTGCCGGTGGTCAGAAATAAGGTAGCGGTCAGCGCGAACCAGAACAATGGCATCTGGACGATTTCGCCATTCGCTGCGATGGAGTAGCCCGGGATGATGGCACCAGGGTTGAGCGCCAAAGCAAAGACCAGCAGGAGACCCTGGATTAAACAAATCCCAAGAGTCAGGTAACGCGTGTAGCTGTTGAGTTTCTCACGTCCCACATCCCCCTCTTGTTGCAAACGAGAGATAGCAGGGAAAACCGCCCCCAGCAACTGCATGATGATCGAGGCACTAATATAAGGCATAATGCCTAAACCAAAAATCGCCCCATTCAGCAGCGCGCCCCCAGTAAACATGTTGAACATGCCGACCACGCCTCCACTGGCATCCGTAGCCGAATCGAAATAATCTTTGATCAGCTGAGGGTTGATTCCAGGCAGTGGAATGTTGGCACCGATCCGCGCGACAAAAAGCAGTGAGATCGTAAGCACCAGGCGCTTACGAAGCTCAGGGATCTTAAAACTGTTGGTGAAAGCAGAGAACATGTTGAGAGAGTCCGGGAAAAGAGAAAGCCGGTATTACATGCAAACCGGCTGACTCAAGAAAAGCATAGAGGATGAATTATGACTCCGTCTCAGATGAATCAGCTTCTGGAGCGACCTTTGTCTCAATGACAATGGCCTCGCCTCCAGCAGCTTCGATCAATGCTTTAGCTTTTTTGGAAAACTTGTGAGCACTGATCTTCACCTTGGCAGTAAATTCACCATCACCGAGGATCTTGACGAGATCACTGGATGAACGCACCAGTCCTTTGCTCTTGAGAAGCTCAGGAGTAATTTCATCAGCTCCGAAGTCACTCAGATCACGGAGGTTAACGATATCGTAGGTGGTAGAAAAATTCTTGTTGTTGAATCCGCGGTGAGGAAGACGGCGATAGAGGGGCACGTGTCCACTCTCAAAACCAGGACGTTGGCTGAAACCGGCACGGGAACGCTGACCCTTGTGGCCGCGGCCACAGGTCTTTCCGCGACCATTACCTTCTCCGCGTCCAACGCGAAGGAGGCGACGATTCGCACCATCAGAAGATTTGATTGAATGAAGTCTCATGTCGATTAGCTGGGTTATGCCTCGGCAGTTGCGGCGCGCAATTCTTTGATCTGTCCAGCTGTGCGGAGCTGACGGAGACCTGCAAGCGTTGCGTTTACAACGGCCAAGTGGTTATTCGAGCCCAAGCTCTTAGAAAGCACATTTTTGATGCCAACGGCTTCGAGCGCTGCGCGCACACCACCACCGGCGATGATGCCCGTTCCCTCTGATGCCGGGCGTAGCAATACCTTACCGCCATCCGCTTCGCCCAAAACTGGGTGTGGGATGGTCTCTCCTTCGAAACTGATGTGCTCCATCTGGCGATGTGCAGACTCGGTTCCTTTGCGGACAGCCTCGGGTACTTCCTTGGCCTTACCATATCCGACTCCGATACGACCTTTGCCATCTCCGGAAACCACGAGCGCGGAGAATGAGAAGCGACGACCTCCCTTCACGACCTTCGCACAGCGGTTAATAAATACTACCTTGTCGACGAACTCAGGTGGCTCTTGCTCACCTTGGTCACGATTACGACGATCGTCGTTACGGCGGCCACCGCGGTTGTCACGTCCGCCCCGATTTTGATTGTTGGGTCTATCGTTACTCATGGGCGGATTAGAATTTTAGGCCACCTGCGCGGGCAGCGTCAGCAAATGCTTTGATCATTCCGTGGTAGCGGCGTCCTGCGCGGTCAAAGACCACAGACTCGATACCGTTTTCTTTTGCAATTTCAGCGATCTTCGCACCGAGCACCTCAGCACCTGCGACGTTGCACTTCACGTCGTCCATCTTGATTGAGCTGACTGCAGCTTTGGTGACCGCAGCATCGTCATCAATGCACTGAGCATGGATGTTCTTGTTCGTGCAGCACACAGTGAGACGTGGCCGTTCAGCCGTGCCTTTAATTTTTCTGCGGATGCGCCAGCGGCGCTTTTGGGCTAAAGTTTTTTTCTTTTCGAGTTTCATATCTCTACGGGTTCAAGCTGCGTTAGGCAGTCTTCTTACCTTCCTTGCGGCGGACGTATTCGCCCTTGATGCGGACACCCTTACCCTTGTAAGGCTCTGCGGGATAAAATGAACGGATCGAGGCAGCTACCTGACCGACCATCTGCTTGTTAACTCCCTCTACCTTAAGAGCGGTGCCACCATTGACAGTCACCTTCACTCCTTCGGGGATCTTATAATGAATGATATGGGAATAGCCTAGAGCTAGATCGAGTTGAGAGGTGCCTTTCAAATCAGCGCGAAAACCGACACCTTGAATCTCAAGCTCCTTTTCGTAGCCGCTGACGACTCCGATGACCATACCATTGATGATAGAACGCACAGTGCCATAGAGCGCATTCGCCAGGCGACTATCCGAGGCAGGCTTCACCACTACGGTGTTATCCACCAGCTCGATGGATACAGCCTTGTCGAAAGACTGTTCAATTTTTCCCTTAGGTCCCTCAACGAAGACGGTCTGGCCGCTCACTTTTACAGTTACCTTCTCGTCAATTTCGATGGGAAGTTTTCCAATTCTGCTCATAGGTGCCTCCTTACCATACGTTGCAGATGAGCTCACCGCCGACTTTGTTGCGACGGGCTTCACGTGCACGCATGATGCCTTTTGATGTGGTTAGGATTGCAATGCCGAGGCCTCCGAGCACGCGAGGGATTTCGCGGTAGCTGCAATAGACGCGACGGCCGGGAGTAGACACACGTGAGATTCCCGCGAGTGCGGGCGTGTCTTTGACATACTTGAGCGTGACGGTGATGAACTTCCGCCCCTTCTCGTCGGTCGACACCTCATAATCAGAGATGTAGCCTTCGTCTTTAAGAATCGAAGCAATACCTTCCCGAATTTTGGAAAAGTAAGTCGTGCAGGATTCTTTGCGAGCAGCAGACCCGTTGCGAAGTATAGTGAGAAAATCGCCAATGGTATCGTGAACAGCCATAACTAGATGATGAGTAAAAATTTCTCCCTTAATGGATTACCAAGAAGAACGGGTAACACCGGGGAGGCGGCCTTGTGAGGCAAGTTCGCGGAAAGTGATTCGGGAGAGTCCGAATTTTCCAATGTAAGAGCGAGGACGTCCGGTAACGGAACAACGGTTACGCACTCGGATCGGTGAGGAGTTGCGAGGCAACTTGGCTAGACGGCGCTGAGCATCAAAGAACTCTTCGTCGGTTGCGTCTGGGTTTGCGATAGTTGCCTTATACTTTGCACGTTTTTCGGCAAACTTGTCGCACATTTCGATGCGCTTTTTATTACGAGCGATTGCAGATTTCTTAGCCATGTTATCTATGCAGCCTCTTCACTGTTTTCGTTAGATTGTTTGCGGAAGGGCATTCCAAAACGCTTGAGCAGTTCGAAACCCTCTGCGTCGGTTTTGGCCGATGTCACAATAGTGACGTCAAAACCAAATGTGCGCTTGGCGCCATCGACATTGATTTCGGGAAAGATCGTGTGATCTTTGACGCCGAAGGTATAGTTGCCACTGCCATCGAGTTTGTGACTCACTCCGCGGAAGTCGCGGATACTCGGCAAAGCCAGGTTGATAAATTTGTAGAGAAATTCATACATCCGGTTGCCACGCAGGGTAACCTTACAACCGATGGGCATACCCTCGCGGAGTTTGAAGTTCGAGATGCTGAGGCGTGCTTTAGTGACAACCGGCTTTTGACAGGTGATGACACCGATGTCTCGCACGATGTCCTGAAGCACAGCCTTCTCGTCAGTAGCTTTTACACCTGAGTTGATCACGATCTTCTCGATGCTGGGCACTTCATGTACGTTACCATAACCTTGGGCTTCTTTGAGCTCCTTGGCGATGGTATCGCGGTATGCTTTTTTTAATGTGGGTTCGTTGCTCATATCTTTTTGACCGGATTTCCGAACCGGCCAGCTGAGTATTTAATAATGCGTTAGGAAGCGCTCTTAGCATCAAATCGTGATGCGAGCATGATGTTACTAAAGTGGACAGATCCTTCGGACTCGATGATGCCAGTATCCTCGGCATTGGGATCCTGAGGGTTCTGTTTGACGTGTTTTTTGATCATGTTGACACCTTCAACAATGACGCGGTTCTTCTTTGGCAGAAAATTGAGTATCTTCCCTCTTTTGCCTTTGTGGGAACCAGAGATTACAACGACTTCGTCGCCCTTCTTAATCTTTGCAGCCATGACTATAATACCTCCGGTGCGAGTGAGATGACCTTCATATACTTCGCACGCAACTCACGTGCTACAGGTCCGAAAATGCGAGTTCCCTTGGGGTTTCCTTCATTGTTTACAACCACTACCGCATTATCATCGAAGCGTAGGTAACTTCCATCGGCTCGACGGATCGGTGCCTTGGTCCGAACAACCACGCAGCGTACGACTTCGCCCTTCTTCACAGAGGCGTTGGTGCTACTCTCCTTGATATTGCAGACAATAATGTCGCCCACAGATGCGTGGCGCTTGGGTTGTCCGAGACGTCGAATCATCATAGCCTTTTTGGCTCCGGTGTTGTCCGCCACCTCGAGTCGGGTGTTCATTTGAATCATATCTATGCCTCCCTGAGTATAAGGATTAACCTACGATCGGTGCTGCTTCTACGATCCGGACCAAACGCCAGCGCTTGAGCTTGCTCATCGGGCGGGTCTCCATGATCTCGACCTTATCCCCTACCTTGGACTCGCACTTTTCATCGTGTGCGTGCACCACGGTCTTGCGCTTGATTTCTTTTTTGTAAAGCGGATGCGGGATCTTGTATTCGTAGGCAACCTTTACTGTCTTGTTGCCAGAAACGCTGACGACCATGCCAATGAGGTCCTTGCGTGAATTTCTATCTGAGTTGTTTTGTGACATGGTGTATCAAAGTTAGGAAGCTACCGCCTCAGCCTTTTTCTTTTCGTCGATGATGGTGAGCATGCGCGCGATGTCGCGGCGGAAGTCCCGAAGGAGGTGGGTTTGTTCGACTGTGCCCACTTGCTTCTTCATACGTAGCAATGTGAGTTCGTCGCGGGTTTCCCGAACCTTCTTTTCGATTTCGGGAATGGAAA is a window of Opitutales bacterium DNA encoding:
- the rpsM gene encoding 30S ribosomal protein S13; this translates as MPRLLGVDIPPNKKIPFALRYVYGIGPTRADLVVKESGFDPEKRARELSEEEVNQLANIILEKGFVVEGDLRRDVASNIKRLMAVRSHRGMRHQRGLPVRGQRTKTNARTRKGGRRTVGVVRK
- the rpsN gene encoding 30S ribosomal protein S14, which codes for MAKKSAIARNKKRIEMCDKFAEKRAKYKATIANPDATDEEFFDAQRRLAKLPRNSSPIRVRNRCSVTGRPRSYIGKFGLSRITFRELASQGRLPGVTRSSW
- the rplE gene encoding 50S ribosomal protein L5: MSNEPTLKKAYRDTIAKELKEAQGYGNVHEVPSIEKIVINSGVKATDEKAVLQDIVRDIGVITCQKPVVTKARLSISNFKLREGMPIGCKVTLRGNRMYEFLYKFINLALPSIRDFRGVSHKLDGSGNYTFGVKDHTIFPEINVDGAKRTFGFDVTIVTSAKTDAEGFELLKRFGMPFRKQSNENSEEAA
- the rplF gene encoding 50S ribosomal protein L6 → MSRIGKLPIEIDEKVTVKVSGQTVFVEGPKGKIEQSFDKAVSIELVDNTVVVKPASDSRLANALYGTVRSIINGMVIGVVSGYEKELEIQGVGFRADLKGTSQLDLALGYSHIIHYKIPEGVKVTVNGGTALKVEGVNKQMVGQVAASIRSFYPAEPYKGKGVRIKGEYVRRKEGKKTA
- the rplO gene encoding 50S ribosomal protein L15, yielding MRLHSIKSSDGANRRLLRVGRGEGNGRGKTCGRGHKGQRSRAGFSQRPGFESGHVPLYRRLPHRGFNNKNFSTTYDIVNLRDLSDFGADEITPELLKSKGLVRSSSDLVKILGDGEFTAKVKISAHKFSKKAKALIEAAGGEAIVIETKVAPEADSSETES
- the secY gene encoding preprotein translocase subunit SecY, coding for MFSAFTNSFKIPELRKRLVLTISLLFVARIGANIPLPGINPQLIKDYFDSATDASGGVVGMFNMFTGGALLNGAIFGLGIMPYISASIIMQLLGAVFPAISRLQQEGDVGREKLNSYTRYLTLGICLIQGLLLVFALALNPGAIIPGYSIAANGEIVQMPLFWFALTATLFLTTGTMIMVWLGEQITQSGVGNGVSLLITVGILADLPRAVATLYGMFNVPAGVEGVTRLNLPIGVLLALLLLVVTASLVAITQAQRKIPVQYAKRIVGRKVYGDQSSFLPLKVNYAGVMPVIFASALLMFPAQILNSLGGATGISFFNRAASWIGQGEAAYYIIFGSMIFIFSYFWVSIMFRPIQIADDLKKYGGYIPGVRPGDPTAKFLDFVMTRLTFFGAFSLMVIALFPDLLFNFLNIPFTVAIFFGGTGMLITVGVVLDTMRQIETYLLQRHYDGFLKKSKGKAKTSTRNKQLMDTTDLRESWKLWRPFFYVAGGLFVIGLVSAIFN
- the rpmC gene encoding 50S ribosomal protein L29 — its product is MKSEDIRALSIPEIEKKVRETRDELTLLRMKKQVGTVEQTHLLRDFRRDIARMLTIIDEKKKAEAVAS
- the map gene encoding type I methionyl aminopeptidase is translated as MIPIKSDSEISQMRTVCQMAATVLDEMVQATDVGVTTYDLDQLGKKLMQEQGCASACYNYKNGSKIFPAHTCISVNEEIVHGIGRIEKTLEEGDVITLDVCCLHEGWVGDNARTIIVGQPRSEEDAYLVEHTRKALDAGIAAARPNKRVGDISYAIQQYLDRQKLGIIRDFVGHGVGHSMHEEPQIPNFGRRNTGPKLRAGMTLAIEPMVALGSPQVDMLEDGWTAVTRDRSSAAHSEHTVLITESGPEILTVPKNHK
- the rplX gene encoding 50S ribosomal protein L24, which encodes MAAKIKKGDEVVVISGSHKGKRGKILNFLPKKNRVIVEGVNMIKKHVKQNPQDPNAEDTGIIESEGSVHFSNIMLASRFDAKSAS
- the rpsK gene encoding 30S ribosomal protein S11, with translation MSDETEKPEEELKEETAPAAEVATEEVPAEEAPVKKEETAEDLLKEDLGDLKIRRAKGSKNVINGIVNVLATFNNTKVTFCDSKGNVISWSSAGKMGFRGSRKSTAYAAQVVTQDAGKVALSHGMKEVVIKVNGPGMGRDSAVRAVQSLGLTVTAITDVTPVPHNGCRPPKRRRV
- the rpsH gene encoding 30S ribosomal protein S8, whose translation is MAVHDTIGDFLTILRNGSAARKESCTTYFSKIREGIASILKDEGYISDYEVSTDEKGRKFITVTLKYVKDTPALAGISRVSTPGRRVYCSYREIPRVLGGLGIAILTTSKGIMRAREARRNKVGGELICNVW
- a CDS encoding 50S ribosomal protein L18, which produces MKLEKKKTLAQKRRWRIRRKIKGTAERPRLTVCCTNKNIHAQCIDDDAAVTKAAVSSIKMDDVKCNVAGAEVLGAKIAEIAKENGIESVVFDRAGRRYHGMIKAFADAARAGGLKF
- the rpsQ gene encoding 30S ribosomal protein S17 → MSQNNSDRNSRKDLIGMVVSVSGNKTVKVAYEYKIPHPLYKKEIKRKTVVHAHDEKCESKVGDKVEIMETRPMSKLKRWRLVRIVEAAPIVG
- the rpsE gene encoding 30S ribosomal protein S5 gives rise to the protein MSNDRPNNQNRGGRDNRGGRRNDDRRNRDQGEQEPPEFVDKVVFINRCAKVVKGGRRFSFSALVVSGDGKGRIGVGYGKAKEVPEAVRKGTESAHRQMEHISFEGETIPHPVLGEADGGKVLLRPASEGTGIIAGGGVRAALEAVGIKNVLSKSLGSNNHLAVVNATLAGLRQLRTAGQIKELRAATAEA
- the rplN gene encoding 50S ribosomal protein L14, giving the protein MIQMNTRLEVADNTGAKKAMMIRRLGQPKRHASVGDIIVCNIKESSTNASVKKGEVVRCVVVRTKAPIRRADGSYLRFDDNAVVVVNNEGNPKGTRIFGPVARELRAKYMKVISLAPEVL